One Streptomyces sp. CNQ-509 DNA window includes the following coding sequences:
- a CDS encoding HAD hydrolase-like protein: MTSQPVRTRTDVCAEPLCTAYDTALLDLDGVVYIGGVAVEHAAGALSGAGERGMRLAYVTNNASRPAAVVAGQLTAMGVPAEPADVITSAQAVARLVAEEVPPGARVLAVGGEGLYGPLREHGLLVVESADDDPAAVVQGHGGPAMPWGRLMEAAFAVQRGVPWFASNADLTIPTPRGIAPGNGAALEVVRLATGAEPRVAGKPLPPMHRETIIRTGARRPLVVGDRLDTDIEGAYNGGVDALLVLTGVTGAAGLLAAEPRHRPAYVAADLRGLAAAQPEVAVAGGDGEGVVARCGGWSASAGGTEPGLRLDGEGQPLDGLRALCAAAWTYAGEGSCGLDPGKALARLGL, translated from the coding sequence GTGACCAGCCAGCCCGTCAGGACCCGTACCGATGTCTGCGCGGAGCCGCTGTGCACGGCATATGACACGGCGCTGCTCGACCTCGACGGGGTCGTCTACATCGGCGGCGTGGCCGTCGAGCACGCGGCCGGTGCGCTGAGCGGCGCCGGGGAGCGCGGCATGCGGCTGGCGTACGTCACGAACAACGCCTCCCGCCCCGCGGCCGTCGTCGCGGGGCAGTTGACCGCGATGGGCGTGCCCGCGGAGCCGGCGGACGTGATCACCTCGGCGCAGGCCGTGGCGCGGCTGGTGGCCGAGGAGGTGCCGCCGGGGGCACGGGTGCTGGCGGTCGGCGGGGAGGGGCTGTACGGGCCGCTGCGGGAGCACGGGCTGCTCGTCGTGGAGTCGGCGGACGACGATCCGGCGGCGGTGGTGCAGGGGCACGGCGGTCCCGCGATGCCGTGGGGGCGGCTGATGGAGGCGGCGTTCGCGGTGCAGCGCGGGGTGCCCTGGTTCGCGTCGAACGCCGATCTGACCATTCCCACCCCGCGCGGCATCGCGCCGGGCAACGGGGCGGCGCTGGAGGTGGTGCGGCTGGCCACGGGCGCCGAGCCGCGGGTGGCGGGCAAGCCGCTGCCGCCGATGCACCGGGAGACGATCATCAGGACGGGCGCGCGGCGGCCGCTGGTGGTCGGCGACCGGCTCGACACGGACATCGAGGGCGCGTACAACGGCGGCGTCGACGCGCTGCTGGTGCTGACCGGCGTGACGGGCGCCGCCGGACTGCTCGCGGCGGAGCCGCGACACCGGCCGGCGTACGTGGCGGCGGATCTGCGCGGGCTGGCGGCCGCGCAGCCGGAGGTGGCGGTGGCGGGCGGCGACGGCGAGGGTGTCGTCGCGCGGTGCGGCGGCTGGAGCGCGTCCGCGGGCGGTACGGAGCCGGGGCTGCGCCTCGACGGCGAGGGCCAACCGCTGGACGGGTTGCGGGCGTTGTGCGCGGCGGCGTGGACGTATGCGGGGGAGGGCTCCTGCGGCCTCGACCCGGGGAAGGCGCTGGCCCGCCTCGGTCTGTGA
- a CDS encoding ABC transporter ATP-binding protein gives MADRTPDRSPEASRLAAGNVTLPYDSRVVAEHLSVAVPDASFTVVVGPDACGKPTLLRALARMLKPRTGAVLLDGEAIGTLPARKVARTLGLPPQSSVAPGGITVGDLVARGRYPHQGLLGPWSREDERAVRESMAATGVGELADRYVDELSGGQRQRVWIAMALVQQTPLLLLDEPTTYLDIQHQIDVLDLCAELHETQGRTLVAVLHDLDHAARYATHLIAMRDGRIVAEGAPNDIVDAELVERVFGLTCQVIAAPETGTPLVVPAARKARAGADGWV, from the coding sequence ATGGCCGACCGTACGCCGGACAGGAGTCCCGAAGCGAGCCGTCTCGCCGCCGGGAACGTCACCCTCCCCTACGACAGCCGGGTCGTCGCGGAGCACCTGTCGGTGGCCGTGCCGGACGCCTCGTTCACCGTCGTCGTCGGGCCCGACGCCTGCGGCAAGCCGACGCTGCTGCGGGCGCTGGCGCGGATGCTGAAGCCGCGCACCGGAGCGGTGCTGCTGGACGGCGAGGCGATCGGCACGCTCCCGGCGCGCAAGGTGGCGCGGACACTCGGGCTGCCGCCGCAGTCGTCCGTGGCACCCGGTGGCATCACGGTCGGCGACCTCGTCGCCCGCGGGCGCTACCCGCACCAGGGGCTGCTGGGGCCGTGGTCGCGGGAGGACGAGCGGGCCGTCCGGGAGTCGATGGCCGCCACCGGGGTCGGGGAGCTGGCGGATCGCTATGTCGACGAACTGTCCGGCGGGCAGCGGCAGCGCGTGTGGATCGCGATGGCGCTCGTGCAGCAGACGCCGCTGCTGCTGCTCGACGAGCCGACGACGTACCTCGACATCCAGCACCAGATCGACGTCCTGGACCTGTGCGCCGAACTCCACGAGACGCAGGGGCGCACGCTGGTCGCCGTGCTGCACGACCTCGACCACGCCGCGCGGTACGCCACGCACCTGATCGCCATGCGCGACGGGCGGATCGTGGCGGAGGGGGCGCCGAACGACATCGTGGACGCGGAGCTCGTCGAGCGCGTCTTCGGGCTCACGTGCCAGGTGATCGCCGCCCCGGAGACCGGCACGCCGCTGGTCGTCCCGGCGGCGCGCAAGGCGCGGGCGGGCGCGGACGGCTGGGTCTGA
- a CDS encoding glycosyltransferase family 4 protein → MSSTPAPPHGPTALHAVQLVGRGEGGSGVHVRSLAAGLVARGIRVTVVATPAAAERYGFAAAGALVARLPERGGLATAPLCTATTLRAACAGADLVHAHGLQCGLMACSTILGQRRPLVVTWHTRSDPDGVRGRMMPLLERRVSRTARVVLGATTDLVDGARRRGARDARLAPIAVPAPRHPHPGGDGAALRKQQVRAELGAQDRPLVLTAAPLDASTTHEPLLEAARMWQALPEQPLLAVAGEGPARAKLQRRIDAEKLPVRLLGRRDDLPRLLAAADVAVLSSPWEARPVLAQEALHAGAPLVATAVGGVPELVGDAAELVPYGDARALADAVAALLHDPARRAALAAAGRAQAGTWPTEDDTVTQVLSIYDELMTYGEV, encoded by the coding sequence GTGAGCAGCACCCCCGCACCGCCCCACGGCCCGACCGCGCTGCACGCCGTGCAGCTCGTCGGCCGCGGCGAGGGCGGCAGCGGGGTCCATGTGCGCTCGCTGGCGGCCGGGCTGGTGGCCCGCGGCATCCGGGTCACGGTGGTCGCGACGCCCGCCGCCGCCGAGCGCTACGGCTTCGCCGCCGCCGGCGCCCTCGTCGCGCGGCTCCCCGAGCGCGGCGGGCTGGCCACCGCGCCGCTCTGCACGGCCACCACCCTGCGCGCGGCCTGCGCCGGTGCGGACCTCGTCCACGCGCACGGCCTGCAGTGCGGGCTGATGGCGTGCTCGACGATCCTGGGCCAGCGCAGGCCGCTGGTCGTCACCTGGCACACCCGGAGCGATCCGGACGGGGTACGGGGCCGGATGATGCCGCTCCTCGAACGACGGGTGTCCCGCACCGCCCGCGTCGTCCTCGGCGCCACCACCGACCTCGTCGACGGCGCCCGCCGGCGCGGCGCGCGCGACGCGCGGCTCGCGCCCATCGCCGTCCCCGCGCCCCGCCACCCGCACCCGGGCGGCGACGGCGCCGCGCTCCGCAAGCAGCAGGTGCGCGCGGAACTCGGCGCCCAGGACCGGCCCCTGGTGCTCACCGCCGCCCCGCTCGACGCGTCCACCACCCACGAACCGCTGCTGGAGGCCGCCCGCATGTGGCAGGCGCTGCCGGAGCAGCCGCTGCTCGCCGTCGCCGGTGAGGGCCCCGCCCGCGCCAAGCTCCAGCGCCGCATCGACGCCGAGAAGCTGCCCGTACGGCTCCTGGGCCGCCGCGACGACCTGCCCCGGCTGCTGGCCGCCGCGGACGTCGCGGTGCTCTCCAGCCCGTGGGAGGCGCGCCCGGTACTGGCCCAGGAGGCGCTGCACGCGGGCGCCCCGCTGGTGGCCACGGCGGTCGGCGGCGTCCCCGAACTCGTCGGCGACGCGGCGGAGCTGGTGCCGTACGGGGACGCCCGCGCGCTCGCCGACGCGGTGGCGGCCCTGCTCCACGACCCGGCCCGCCGCGCGGCCCTGGCCGCCGCGGGCCGCGCCCAGGCCGGCACCTGGCCGACGGAGGACGACACCGTCACCCAGGTCCTGTCGATCTACGACGAGTTGATGACGTACGGCGAGGTCTGA
- a CDS encoding CTP synthase: MPSTTSKHIFVTGGVASSLGKGLTASSLGALLKARGLRVTMQKLDPYLNVDPGTMNPFQHGEVFVTNDGAETDLDIGHYERFLDVDLDGSANVTTGQVYSSVIAKERRGEYLGDTVQVIPHITNEIKSRIRRMSSDDVDVVITEVGGTVGDIESLPFLEAVRQVRHEVGRDNVFVVHISLLPYIGPSGELKTKPTQHSVAALRSIGIQPDAIVLRADREVPAAIKRKISLMCDVDEAAVVAAIDAKSIYDIPKVLHAEGLDAYVVRKLDLPFRDVDWTEWDDLLRRVHEPAHEVTIALVGKYIDLPDAYLSVTEAIRAGGFANNARAKIKWVTSDDCRTPQGAREHLADVDGIVIPGGFGERGVEGKIGAITYARENRVPLLGICLGLHCIVIEAARNLAGISGANSTEFDQAATDPVISTMEEQLDIVAGEGDMGGTMRLGLYPAKLAEGSVVREAYADQPYVEERHRHRYEVNNSYRSELEKKAGLSFSGTSPDNKLVEYVEYPREVHPYLVSTQAHPELRSRPTRPHPLFAGLLKAAVARHEAARETGAQQQGGVQQQAGPHGAHAGAQKPVAAVREGGK, encoded by the coding sequence ATGCCATCCACGACGTCAAAGCACATCTTCGTCACGGGAGGCGTCGCCTCCTCGCTCGGCAAGGGGCTCACCGCCTCCAGCCTGGGTGCTCTGCTCAAGGCGCGCGGGCTGCGGGTCACGATGCAGAAGCTCGACCCGTATCTGAACGTCGACCCGGGCACGATGAACCCCTTCCAGCACGGCGAGGTCTTCGTCACCAACGACGGCGCCGAGACCGACCTCGACATCGGGCACTACGAGCGCTTCCTCGACGTCGACCTCGACGGCTCGGCGAACGTCACCACCGGCCAGGTCTACTCCTCGGTGATCGCCAAGGAGCGCCGCGGCGAGTACCTGGGCGACACGGTGCAGGTGATCCCGCACATCACCAACGAGATCAAGTCCCGGATCCGGCGCATGTCCTCCGACGACGTGGACGTGGTGATCACGGAAGTCGGCGGCACCGTCGGCGACATCGAGTCGCTGCCGTTCCTGGAGGCCGTCCGCCAGGTGCGGCACGAGGTCGGCCGGGACAACGTGTTCGTCGTCCACATCTCGCTGCTGCCCTACATCGGCCCGTCCGGCGAGCTGAAGACCAAGCCGACCCAGCACTCGGTCGCCGCGCTGCGCAGCATCGGCATCCAGCCGGACGCGATCGTGCTGCGCGCGGACCGCGAGGTGCCGGCGGCGATCAAGCGGAAGATCTCGCTCATGTGCGACGTCGACGAGGCCGCCGTCGTCGCCGCCATCGACGCCAAGTCGATCTACGACATCCCCAAGGTGCTGCACGCGGAGGGTCTGGACGCGTACGTCGTCCGCAAGCTGGACCTGCCGTTCCGGGACGTGGACTGGACCGAGTGGGACGACCTGCTGCGCCGCGTGCACGAGCCTGCGCACGAGGTGACGATCGCCCTCGTCGGCAAGTACATCGACCTGCCCGACGCCTATCTGTCGGTCACCGAGGCGATCCGCGCGGGCGGCTTCGCCAACAACGCCCGCGCCAAGATCAAATGGGTCACGTCCGACGACTGCCGCACGCCCCAGGGTGCCCGCGAGCACCTCGCCGACGTGGACGGCATCGTCATCCCCGGTGGCTTCGGCGAGCGCGGCGTGGAGGGCAAGATCGGCGCGATCACCTACGCCAGGGAGAACCGGGTCCCGCTGCTCGGCATCTGTCTCGGCCTGCACTGCATCGTCATCGAGGCGGCGCGGAACCTCGCGGGCATCTCGGGCGCGAACTCCACGGAGTTCGACCAGGCCGCGACCGACCCGGTGATCTCCACCATGGAGGAGCAGCTCGACATCGTCGCCGGCGAGGGCGACATGGGCGGCACGATGCGCCTGGGCCTCTACCCCGCCAAGCTGGCGGAGGGTTCGGTGGTACGGGAGGCGTACGCGGACCAGCCGTACGTCGAGGAGCGCCACCGGCACCGCTACGAGGTCAACAACTCCTACCGCAGCGAGCTGGAGAAGAAGGCCGGCCTCTCGTTCTCCGGCACCTCCCCGGACAACAAGCTGGTGGAGTACGTGGAGTACCCGCGCGAGGTCCACCCCTACCTGGTCTCCACCCAGGCCCACCCAGAGCTGCGCTCGCGGCCCACCCGGCCGCATCCGCTCTTCGCCGGGCTGCTGAAGGCCGCCGTCGCCAGGCACGAGGCGGCGAGGGAAACGGGAGCGCAGCAGCAGGGCGGGGTGCAGCAGCAGGCCGGCCCGCACGGCGCGCACGCGGGTGCGCAGAAGCCGGTGGCCGCCGTGCGCGAGGGGGGCAAGTGA
- a CDS encoding NAD kinase, with protein sequence MTDRTVFLLAHTGRPAAIRSAELVVRGLLRCGVGVRVLAGEAADLPLPPEAELVEAGPGVMDDCELLIVLGGDGTLLRGAAFARKSGVPMLGVNLGRVGFLAEAERDDLDKVVDRVVTREYEVEERMTLDVLVRNGGRTVHADWALNEASVEKAARERMLEVVTEVDGRPVSRFGCDGVVCATPTGSTAYAFSAGGPVVWPEVEALLMVPISAHALFAKPLVTSPDSILAVEVQPNNQHGVLWCDGRRTVDLPSGARVEVRRGAVPVRLARLHHASFTDRLVAKFALPVAGWRGAPN encoded by the coding sequence ATGACAGACCGCACCGTGTTCCTGCTCGCCCATACCGGCCGGCCGGCGGCGATCCGCAGCGCCGAGCTGGTCGTGCGCGGCCTGCTGCGCTGCGGCGTCGGCGTGCGCGTCCTCGCCGGCGAGGCGGCCGACCTGCCGCTGCCGCCGGAGGCGGAGCTGGTGGAGGCGGGCCCGGGGGTGATGGACGACTGCGAGCTGCTGATCGTGCTCGGCGGGGACGGCACGCTGCTGCGCGGCGCCGCCTTCGCCCGCAAGTCCGGCGTGCCGATGCTCGGCGTCAACCTCGGCCGCGTCGGCTTCCTCGCCGAGGCCGAGCGGGACGACCTCGACAAGGTCGTGGACCGCGTGGTGACCAGGGAGTACGAGGTCGAGGAGCGGATGACGCTCGACGTCCTCGTACGGAACGGGGGCAGGACCGTACACGCCGACTGGGCGCTCAACGAGGCGTCCGTCGAGAAGGCCGCCCGCGAGCGGATGCTCGAGGTCGTCACCGAGGTCGACGGCCGGCCCGTCTCCCGCTTCGGCTGCGACGGCGTCGTCTGCGCGACGCCGACGGGATCGACCGCGTACGCCTTCTCGGCCGGCGGACCCGTCGTCTGGCCCGAGGTGGAGGCGCTGCTGATGGTCCCGATCAGCGCGCACGCGCTCTTCGCCAAGCCGCTCGTGACGTCGCCGGACTCCATCCTGGCGGTGGAGGTGCAGCCGAACAACCAGCACGGCGTGCTGTGGTGCGACGGCCGCCGCACGGTCGACCTGCCCTCCGGGGCGCGCGTCGAGGTGCGCCGCGGCGCGGTCCCGGTGCGGCTGGCGCGGCTGCACCACGCGTCGTTCACGGACCGGCTGGTGGCCAAGTTCGCGCTGCCGGTGGCGGGCTGGCGCGGGGCGCCGAACTGA
- the recN gene encoding DNA repair protein RecN has translation MRIQSLGVIDDAVVELSPGFTAVTGETGAGKTMVVTSLGLLLGGRADAALVRIGARSAVVEGRVAVAEGSPAAVRAEDAGAELDDGALLISRTVSAEGRSRAHLGGRGVPVGLLGELAEDLVAVHGQTDQQGLLKPARQRQALDRYAGDAVAVPLAKYAAAYRRLRAVSAELDEITTRARERLQEADLLRFGLDEVAAAEPRAGEDVELAAEAERLGHAEALAAASAAAHAALAGDPADPEAVDAGTLVAGAQRALAAVRAHDPALAGLADRLTEVGILLGDVAQELAAYGDGIDADPLRLAAVEERRSVLTHLSRKYGHEPAGGRGEAGDGSVSAVLAWAEAGAARLAELDGDDERIGELTAERDALRGELALLAEALTEARGDAAERFGAAVTAELTELAMPHARVTVDLRRTEVAADADGLEIGGRNVAYGPTGVDEAELLLAPHPGAPPRPIAKGASGGELSRVMLAVEVVFAGSDPVPTYLFDEVDAGVGGKAAVEVGRRLARLARGAQVVVVTHLPQVAAFADRQLLVEKTSDGSVTRSGVTVLDGEARVRELSRMLAGQEDSETARAHAEELLAAARAGAE, from the coding sequence ATGCGGATCCAGTCCCTGGGCGTCATCGACGACGCGGTCGTCGAGCTGTCGCCCGGCTTCACGGCCGTGACGGGCGAGACCGGCGCCGGCAAGACCATGGTCGTCACCAGCCTCGGGCTGCTGCTCGGCGGGCGTGCGGACGCCGCGCTCGTACGCATCGGCGCCAGGTCCGCTGTCGTGGAGGGCCGGGTCGCCGTGGCCGAAGGCTCGCCCGCGGCGGTACGGGCCGAGGACGCCGGCGCCGAGCTGGACGACGGCGCCCTGCTCATCAGCCGTACGGTCTCGGCCGAAGGCCGCTCCCGGGCGCACCTGGGCGGCCGCGGCGTCCCCGTGGGGCTCCTCGGCGAGCTGGCCGAGGACCTCGTCGCCGTGCACGGCCAGACCGACCAGCAGGGGCTGCTGAAGCCCGCGCGGCAGCGGCAGGCCCTCGACAGGTACGCGGGTGACGCGGTCGCCGTGCCGCTGGCCAAGTACGCGGCGGCGTACCGCAGGCTGCGCGCCGTCAGCGCCGAGCTGGACGAGATCACCACCCGCGCGCGTGAGCGGTTGCAGGAGGCGGATCTGCTGCGCTTCGGGCTCGACGAGGTCGCCGCCGCGGAGCCGCGGGCCGGCGAGGACGTCGAGCTGGCCGCCGAGGCCGAACGGCTGGGCCACGCGGAGGCGCTGGCCGCCGCCTCCGCCGCCGCACACGCCGCGCTCGCGGGCGACCCGGCGGACCCGGAGGCCGTCGACGCCGGCACGCTCGTCGCGGGTGCACAGCGCGCCCTGGCGGCTGTACGGGCCCACGACCCGGCGCTCGCCGGGCTCGCCGACCGGCTCACCGAGGTCGGCATCCTCCTCGGCGACGTCGCGCAGGAGCTGGCCGCGTACGGCGACGGCATCGACGCCGACCCGCTGCGGCTGGCCGCGGTGGAGGAGCGCCGCTCGGTCCTCACCCACCTCTCCCGCAAGTACGGCCACGAGCCCGCGGGCGGCAGGGGAGAGGCCGGCGACGGCAGCGTCTCCGCGGTCCTCGCCTGGGCCGAGGCGGGCGCCGCCCGGCTCGCCGAGCTCGACGGCGACGACGAGCGCATCGGGGAGCTGACCGCCGAGCGCGACGCCCTGCGCGGCGAGCTGGCGCTGCTGGCGGAGGCGCTGACCGAGGCGCGCGGTGACGCGGCGGAACGCTTCGGCGCCGCCGTCACCGCGGAGCTGACCGAGCTGGCCATGCCGCACGCCCGGGTGACGGTCGACCTGCGCCGCACCGAGGTCGCCGCCGACGCCGACGGGCTGGAGATCGGCGGCAGGAACGTCGCGTACGGCCCCACGGGCGTCGACGAGGCCGAGCTGCTGCTCGCCCCGCACCCCGGCGCACCGCCGCGGCCGATCGCCAAGGGCGCCTCGGGCGGCGAGCTGTCGCGCGTGATGCTCGCGGTCGAGGTGGTCTTCGCCGGCTCCGACCCCGTGCCGACGTACCTCTTCGACGAGGTCGACGCGGGCGTCGGCGGCAAGGCGGCCGTCGAGGTGGGCCGCCGGCTCGCGCGGCTGGCGCGCGGCGCGCAGGTCGTCGTGGTGACGCACCTGCCGCAGGTCGCGGCCTTCGCCGACCGGCAGTTGCTGGTGGAGAAGACCAGCGACGGCTCGGTCACGCGCAGCGGCGTGACCGTCCTGGACGGCGAGGCGCGGGTGCGGGAGCTGTCGCGCATGCTGGCGGGCCAGGAGGACTCCGAGACGGCGCGCGCACACGCGGAAGAGCTGCTTGCCGCCGCCCGCGCGGGGGCGGAGTAG
- a CDS encoding TlyA family RNA methyltransferase: protein MSGVRRRRLDAELVSRELARSREHAGRLIAAGRVTVGGLVASKPATQVETSAAVVVVPDDADPDYVSRGGHKLAGALAAFEPQGLRVAGRRALDAGASTGGFTDVLLRAGAAHVVAADVGYGQLAWKLQSDERVTVRDRTNVRELTLDQLGGEPAELVVGDLSFIPLGLVLPALVRCATSDADLVLMVKPQFEVGRERLGSGGVVRSAELRAEAVRGVAERGAALGLGVLGVTASPLPGPKGNVEYFLWLRAGAPALDPEDVARAVAEGPR from the coding sequence GTGAGCGGTGTCCGGCGGCGCCGGCTCGACGCCGAGCTGGTGAGCCGCGAGCTGGCCCGCTCGCGCGAGCACGCCGGGCGGCTCATCGCCGCGGGCCGGGTCACCGTCGGCGGCCTGGTCGCCAGCAAGCCCGCCACCCAGGTCGAGACGTCCGCCGCCGTCGTCGTCGTCCCCGACGACGCCGACCCCGACTACGTCTCCCGCGGCGGCCACAAGCTCGCCGGCGCGCTCGCGGCGTTCGAGCCTCAAGGGCTGCGCGTCGCCGGCCGCCGCGCCCTGGACGCCGGCGCCTCCACCGGCGGCTTCACCGACGTGCTGCTGCGCGCCGGCGCCGCGCACGTCGTCGCCGCGGACGTCGGCTACGGGCAGCTCGCGTGGAAGCTGCAGAGCGACGAGCGGGTCACCGTCCGGGACCGTACGAACGTCCGCGAGCTGACCCTCGACCAGCTCGGCGGCGAGCCCGCCGAACTCGTCGTCGGCGACCTGTCGTTCATCCCGCTCGGGCTCGTACTGCCCGCGCTGGTGCGCTGCGCCACGTCCGACGCGGACCTCGTGCTGATGGTCAAGCCGCAGTTCGAGGTCGGCAGGGAGCGCCTGGGCAGCGGCGGCGTGGTGCGCAGCGCGGAGCTGCGCGCCGAGGCCGTGCGCGGGGTCGCGGAGCGGGGGGCGGCGCTCGGGCTGGGGGTGCTCGGTGTGACGGCCAGCCCGTTGCCCGGGCCGAAGGGAAACGTCGAGTATTTTCTGTGGCTGCGCGCCGGGGCGCCCGCGCTGGACCCCGAGGACGTGGCACGTGCCGTGGCGGAGGGGCCCCGATGA
- a CDS encoding glycoside hydrolase family 15 protein: protein MAGRIEDYALLGDMQTAALVRRDGTADWLCLPRFDSHAVFASLLGTEEHGFWRLGPAYAPESTPPPATRRRYRGDSLVLESEWDTPRGTVRLIDFMPPRDSASPQLIRIVEGVTGRVPMRSALRMRFSYGRIVPWVHQTEDGRTVGVAGPDSVWLDAPVPTYGRDLTTYSDFTVGPGDRLAFTISWQPSHREPPQPADPEASLTATEDFWQEWTEHCTYHGPYRHAVIRSLITLKALTYEPTGGIVAAPTTSLPEDVGGVRNWDYRFTWLRDAAITLSSLLRTGYHEEARAWREWLLRAVAGDPENLQIMYGIAGERELGESELDWLPGYEGSRPVRAGNGAAGQLQLDVYGEVVEALHLAHMTGLTRNDYAALLQLKMIRWVEDNWDRPDEGLWEVRGPRRHFVHSKVMTWVAVDRTIKLIESGEADGPLERWQRLRDDIHRDVCEKGYDRQRNTFTQSYGSQELDASLLLIPQVGFLPPDDKRVIGTIEAIQRELGTPDGFIRRYPTAGDETGSDGLPGDEGAFLACSFWMADDLAMIGRVQEARQLFEKLLALRNDLGLLAEEWDPRLQRQVGNFPQAFSHVPLIDTALRLSASGAYG from the coding sequence GTGGCCGGGCGGATCGAGGATTACGCACTTCTGGGCGACATGCAGACGGCAGCGCTCGTCCGTCGCGACGGCACGGCCGACTGGCTCTGCCTGCCCCGGTTCGACTCCCATGCGGTGTTCGCCTCCCTATTGGGGACCGAGGAGCACGGCTTCTGGCGCCTCGGTCCCGCGTACGCCCCGGAGTCCACCCCGCCGCCCGCCACCCGGCGGCGCTACCGGGGCGACTCGCTGGTGCTGGAGTCCGAGTGGGACACCCCGCGCGGCACGGTCCGGCTGATCGACTTCATGCCCCCGCGCGACAGCGCCTCGCCGCAGCTCATCCGCATCGTGGAGGGCGTCACGGGCCGGGTGCCGATGCGCTCCGCGCTGCGGATGCGCTTCTCCTACGGCCGGATCGTGCCGTGGGTGCACCAGACCGAAGACGGCCGCACCGTCGGCGTGGCCGGTCCCGACTCGGTGTGGCTCGACGCCCCGGTTCCGACGTACGGCCGCGACCTCACGACGTACTCCGACTTCACCGTCGGCCCCGGCGACCGTCTTGCGTTCACGATCAGTTGGCAGCCCTCGCACCGCGAGCCGCCGCAGCCCGCCGACCCCGAGGCGTCGCTCACCGCCACCGAGGACTTCTGGCAGGAGTGGACCGAGCACTGTACGTACCACGGTCCCTACCGGCACGCGGTGATCCGCTCGCTGATCACGCTCAAGGCCCTGACGTACGAGCCGACCGGCGGCATCGTCGCCGCGCCCACCACCTCGCTGCCCGAGGACGTCGGCGGCGTGCGCAACTGGGACTACCGCTTCACCTGGCTCCGCGACGCGGCCATCACGCTGTCGTCCCTGCTGCGCACCGGGTACCACGAGGAGGCCCGCGCCTGGCGCGAGTGGCTGCTGCGGGCGGTCGCGGGCGACCCGGAGAACCTGCAGATCATGTACGGCATCGCCGGCGAGCGCGAGCTGGGCGAGTCGGAGCTGGACTGGCTGCCGGGGTACGAGGGGTCCCGCCCGGTGCGCGCCGGCAACGGCGCGGCGGGGCAGTTGCAGCTCGACGTCTACGGCGAGGTCGTCGAGGCGCTGCACCTCGCCCACATGACGGGCCTCACCCGCAATGACTACGCCGCGCTGCTGCAACTGAAGATGATCCGCTGGGTCGAGGACAACTGGGACCGCCCCGACGAGGGGCTGTGGGAGGTCCGCGGCCCGCGGCGGCACTTCGTCCACTCCAAGGTGATGACCTGGGTGGCCGTCGACCGCACGATCAAGCTCATCGAGTCCGGCGAGGCGGACGGCCCGCTGGAGCGCTGGCAGCGGCTGCGCGACGACATCCACCGGGACGTGTGCGAGAAGGGCTACGACCGGCAGCGCAACACCTTCACGCAGTCCTACGGCTCGCAGGAACTGGACGCCTCGCTGCTGCTGATCCCGCAGGTCGGCTTCCTGCCGCCGGACGACAAGCGCGTCATCGGCACCATCGAGGCCATCCAGCGCGAGCTGGGCACCCCCGACGGCTTCATCCGCCGCTACCCGACGGCGGGCGACGAGACCGGCAGCGACGGGCTGCCGGGCGACGAGGGGGCGTTCCTCGCCTGCTCGTTCTGGATGGCGGACGACCTGGCGATGATCGGCCGGGTGCAGGAGGCGCGGCAGTTGTTCGAGAAGCTGCTGGCGCTCCGGAACGACCTGGGGCTGCTCGCGGAGGAGTGGGACCCGCGGCTGCAGCGCCAAGTGGGCAACTTCCCGCAGGCGTTCAGCCACGTGCCGCTCATCGACACGGCGCTGCGGCTGAGCGCGTCGGGGGCGTACGGGTAG